One genomic region from Bacillota bacterium encodes:
- a CDS encoding DUF2791 family P-loop domain-containing protein, translating into MSIDELDLEDLKSGIPPANAELLAGMTQGRADWLDRFQEHYLYNFIGRGHGSKVKVLVGSKGTGKTHLLRCVEQDARALGYAAVYLSLRDIDYRLNNLPVLYRTIVEQIDKEALVRGLCRRVAEHLGYGEDEYDGSDRLLPLLVEKEGWSARDAMKEIRTAIGRCFRGLDVGPAFTTFCFLATVTRMVNGQDEPLRTALRWLGGGRLNLAEKKSANLFETLQKSNARAWLNSLIQVLNAAGLTGLVVLIDDIEEITRAAPGTGRHLYTSNAVKDTCELFRQLIDDTELLHGFVLILAGGREIVEDVKRGFQSYEALWMRLHPGLARGQRFNPYSDIVDIDLLYEAKGEDFSQQVAARLSQLLQEAGFRRRYRELPDLSGHSDLRARVMETALLMERMGE; encoded by the coding sequence ATGAGCATCGACGAACTCGATCTTGAAGACCTGAAATCAGGCATCCCGCCTGCCAACGCTGAACTGCTGGCCGGTATGACGCAGGGGCGGGCTGACTGGCTGGACCGCTTCCAGGAGCATTATCTTTATAATTTTATCGGGCGCGGCCACGGCAGCAAGGTGAAGGTGCTGGTCGGCAGCAAGGGGACCGGCAAGACCCACCTGTTGCGCTGCGTGGAGCAGGATGCCCGGGCACTGGGTTACGCCGCGGTCTACCTATCACTGCGGGACATTGACTACCGCCTGAACAATCTCCCGGTCCTGTACCGGACAATCGTGGAGCAGATCGACAAGGAGGCGCTGGTGCGCGGGCTGTGCCGGCGCGTGGCCGAACACCTGGGTTATGGTGAGGATGAGTATGACGGGTCGGATCGCCTGCTGCCGTTGTTGGTGGAGAAGGAGGGCTGGTCGGCCCGTGATGCCATGAAGGAGATCAGGACGGCCATCGGCCGGTGTTTTCGCGGCCTCGACGTCGGGCCGGCATTTACCACCTTCTGTTTTCTGGCCACCGTCACCAGGATGGTTAACGGTCAGGATGAGCCACTGAGGACGGCGCTCCGCTGGCTGGGCGGCGGGAGGCTGAATCTGGCCGAGAAGAAGTCTGCCAACCTTTTTGAGACGCTGCAGAAGTCCAACGCCCGGGCCTGGTTGAACTCGCTGATCCAGGTCTTGAACGCTGCCGGGCTGACCGGGCTCGTAGTCCTGATCGACGACATCGAAGAGATAACCAGGGCGGCGCCGGGTACCGGACGGCATCTATACACGAGTAATGCCGTCAAGGACACCTGCGAACTGTTCAGGCAACTGATCGACGATACCGAGTTGTTGCATGGATTTGTTTTGATTCTGGCCGGGGGCAGGGAGATCGTCGAGGACGTGAAGCGGGGCTTCCAGAGCTACGAGGCGCTCTGGATGCGGCTGCATCCCGGCCTGGCGCGCGGACAGCGCTTCAATCCATACTCTGACATTGTGGATATCGATCTGCTTTATGAAGCAAAAGGGGAAGATTTTTCCCAACAAGTGGCAGCCAGGCTGAGCCAGTTGCTGCAGGAAGCGGGGTTCCGGCGCCGCTACCGGGAACTACCGGATCTGAGCGGCCACAGCGACCTGCGGGCACGGGTGATGGAAACGGCCTTGCTGATGGAAAGGATGGGGGAATAG
- a CDS encoding methyl-accepting chemotaxis protein: MWGGFKRGSLKGKLLAWFLVAALVPLGIIVACQQYTARKELAELGKSSMAALARTLSAGIDNFLVDTFSRFEAMAASPVFASGERDRISAELVRLKSALPAEIELIFFAPPDGNAINSEGAEVEMSDRGYFQKALQGERAVSEARVSKTTGTKVISLAVPVVLEGKVVGVFGGNVGFERFTAEVEATRFGKDGYAYMVDSVGVAIAHPNPDQVFKLNITKSQSESLNRVGSEIIKGGEGFDRYAFEGIDKFVAWSPVKSAGWAAVVTSPVQEFYATANAIMRSAIYGSILLAVLVAVLAFIIAGGIAGPVVQFTSQAETLATGDLRIEVEENYSGEIGILGGALKKMVANTQAVVGAVKEAVGNLDGAAREISRTAEESARASAQVADAIGQVSAGTQDTAHTVGAITQASEESLKRTQVLEQRIEVIAASTEDTAARTREGEKLMQELASKIEETAAQTGTLREVMHVLEERARQISGIADIITGIAEQTNLLALNAAIEAARAGEHGRGFAVVAEEVRKLAEESRTQAGEVAAVVGKIAEDIARAVQAAEEAGTRVAEQDAVSKNALEHFLAIASGAGQVNDLLAQIKGEAKVVREESERVNREVSNIAALSQENAASAEEISAAAEEMSASAESISSYARNLVELTEKLKEASDRFVI, translated from the coding sequence ATGTGGGGGGGGTTTAAAAGGGGGTCTCTTAAGGGAAAACTTCTGGCCTGGTTTCTTGTGGCTGCTCTCGTTCCGCTTGGAATTATTGTTGCCTGCCAGCAGTATACGGCGCGCAAAGAGCTGGCGGAGCTTGGAAAAAGCAGCATGGCTGCCCTTGCGCGGACGCTTTCCGCCGGAATCGACAACTTTCTCGTAGATACCTTCAGCCGGTTCGAGGCAATGGCCGCCTCACCCGTTTTTGCGTCCGGGGAGCGAGACCGGATTTCGGCCGAGCTCGTAAGGCTCAAGAGCGCGCTGCCCGCAGAAATCGAACTCATCTTTTTTGCTCCACCCGACGGGAATGCGATCAACTCAGAGGGCGCGGAAGTGGAGATGAGCGACCGTGGCTACTTTCAGAAAGCACTGCAGGGTGAGCGCGCCGTGTCCGAGGCGCGGGTCAGCAAGACTACCGGGACGAAGGTAATTTCCCTTGCCGTCCCTGTGGTCCTGGAGGGAAAAGTGGTCGGGGTCTTCGGCGGCAACGTCGGGTTTGAGCGCTTCACTGCCGAGGTGGAGGCGACCCGCTTTGGGAAAGACGGTTACGCCTACATGGTGGACTCGGTGGGGGTGGCGATCGCGCATCCCAATCCCGATCAAGTCTTCAAGCTCAACATCACGAAGTCTCAATCCGAGAGCCTGAACCGGGTGGGCAGCGAGATCATCAAGGGGGGAGAAGGATTTGACCGCTACGCATTCGAGGGGATCGACAAGTTCGTTGCCTGGTCGCCGGTAAAGAGCGCCGGCTGGGCGGCGGTTGTCACATCGCCGGTACAGGAATTCTATGCAACGGCCAACGCAATCATGAGGTCTGCGATTTACGGGAGCATCCTCCTTGCGGTGCTGGTAGCGGTGCTTGCCTTTATCATAGCCGGCGGAATTGCCGGCCCTGTCGTGCAGTTTACGTCCCAGGCGGAAACCCTTGCTACAGGGGACCTCCGGATTGAGGTAGAAGAAAACTACAGCGGGGAGATCGGTATTCTGGGGGGCGCCCTCAAGAAAATGGTGGCCAACACGCAGGCGGTTGTGGGAGCCGTCAAAGAAGCGGTTGGCAACCTGGACGGGGCGGCGAGAGAGATCTCCCGGACCGCGGAGGAGTCGGCGCGGGCCTCGGCGCAGGTGGCGGATGCGATCGGCCAGGTTTCTGCGGGGACGCAGGATACGGCTCATACCGTGGGAGCGATTACGCAGGCTTCGGAAGAGAGCCTGAAGCGCACCCAGGTGCTGGAGCAGCGGATTGAAGTCATTGCCGCCAGCACCGAAGATACGGCGGCTCGCACGAGAGAAGGAGAAAAACTGATGCAGGAGCTCGCCTCCAAGATTGAAGAAACCGCGGCCCAAACCGGGACTTTGCGTGAAGTGATGCATGTTTTGGAGGAACGGGCGCGTCAGATTTCGGGGATTGCGGATATAATCACGGGAATTGCGGAACAGACAAACCTCCTTGCCCTGAACGCGGCCATTGAGGCCGCCCGTGCCGGGGAGCACGGGCGCGGTTTCGCGGTGGTGGCCGAGGAGGTGCGGAAGCTTGCCGAAGAGTCCCGGACCCAGGCAGGAGAGGTGGCTGCCGTAGTCGGAAAAATTGCAGAAGACATTGCCCGCGCGGTGCAGGCTGCGGAGGAGGCCGGGACGCGGGTGGCAGAGCAGGATGCCGTTAGCAAGAACGCCCTCGAGCACTTCCTTGCCATCGCCTCGGGCGCCGGGCAGGTAAACGACCTCCTGGCCCAGATCAAGGGCGAAGCGAAGGTGGTGCGGGAAGAAAGCGAGCGCGTGAACCGCGAGGTTTCGAATATCGCTGCCCTTTCCCAGGAGAATGCCGCCTCTGCTGAAGAGATCAGCGCGGCGGCGGAAGAGATGAGCGCCTCTGCCGAGAGCATCAGCAGCTATGCCCGGAACCTCGTGGAGCTGACGGAAAAGCTCAAGGAGGCAAGCGATCGCTTCGTAATTTAG
- a CDS encoding DUF2791 family P-loop domain-containing protein has translation MIAYDEERLKAVGVVEALRAGVPTRVSTRALPELREDLIEMIQDDLELLREEQGIPGRLIWGRYGQGKTHVLTTVEHLALEMGFAVSRVSLSREVSCHNLGHFYSRVAPLLRTPDSAVYGLQRKLNQKKATDLPESQIMKPGRYSHPLPAIILEDYFYAEGQEQDLLYGYLLGEKVALSELKRIHKVYRGQPMPRFERNFKAGEDATALFGMLADAICFCGCRGWVILIDELELVGRLGKISRLKAYRNLNWLLNWSGTMRYPIYTVAAAAENLRDEMWHPTEVKGVKANMMHDEVVMPELALEKFGETARDEIGKFFEIGTISDRCPIIKPVTEEALVGLLEELVLIHGRAYGWDASLNVGKLLHDLNSPTVRTCIRATLEALDICYLYHEEVIPEAEDLVASTLEEDENFFSDTAEED, from the coding sequence ATGATCGCCTACGATGAGGAGCGCCTGAAAGCGGTGGGGGTGGTGGAGGCGTTGCGGGCGGGTGTGCCGACCCGTGTTTCTACCAGGGCGCTGCCGGAGCTGAGAGAAGATCTGATAGAGATGATCCAGGACGACCTGGAACTGCTCCGTGAGGAGCAGGGCATACCCGGTCGTCTGATCTGGGGACGCTACGGTCAGGGCAAGACCCACGTGCTGACTACCGTCGAGCACCTGGCCCTGGAGATGGGTTTTGCGGTGAGCCGGGTCTCCCTGAGCCGGGAGGTATCGTGCCACAACCTGGGTCATTTCTACAGCCGGGTGGCGCCGCTGCTGCGTACTCCGGACTCCGCCGTCTACGGCCTGCAGCGCAAGCTCAATCAGAAAAAGGCCACCGACTTGCCGGAGAGCCAGATCATGAAGCCGGGGCGCTACAGCCACCCGCTGCCGGCGATCATCCTGGAGGATTACTTTTACGCTGAAGGCCAGGAGCAGGATCTGCTGTATGGCTACTTACTGGGAGAAAAGGTCGCCCTCAGTGAATTGAAGCGGATTCACAAGGTCTACCGCGGTCAGCCCATGCCCAGATTCGAGCGCAATTTCAAGGCCGGTGAAGACGCTACCGCCTTGTTCGGAATGTTGGCGGACGCCATCTGCTTCTGCGGCTGCAGGGGCTGGGTGATCCTGATCGATGAGCTGGAGCTGGTCGGCAGGCTGGGCAAGATCAGCCGCCTCAAGGCTTACCGCAACCTGAACTGGCTGCTCAACTGGTCGGGAACCATGCGCTACCCGATCTATACAGTAGCAGCCGCGGCTGAAAACTTACGCGACGAGATGTGGCATCCAACAGAGGTTAAAGGCGTCAAGGCCAACATGATGCATGACGAGGTAGTGATGCCGGAACTGGCTTTGGAAAAGTTCGGGGAGACTGCCCGGGATGAGATCGGGAAATTCTTTGAGATTGGTACTATCAGCGATCGGTGCCCGATCATTAAGCCTGTAACCGAAGAGGCTCTGGTAGGATTGTTGGAGGAGCTGGTCCTGATACACGGCCGGGCCTATGGCTGGGACGCCTCCCTGAATGTGGGTAAGTTGTTGCATGACCTTAATAGCCCCACGGTACGTACCTGTATTAGGGCCACCCTGGAGGCGCTGGACATCTGCTACCTGTACCATGAGGAGGTTATTCCGGAAGCGGAAGATCTGGTCGCCAGCACCCTCGAAGAGGACGAAAACTTCTTCTCCGATACTGCTGAAGAGGATTGA
- a CDS encoding helix-turn-helix transcriptional regulator: MGELKKLAFNFREWLKKCQQALDKNDCPSDALPVFSAEQFLKELSLAATNDKKAGLDPEPTLAGLAAIIRRHDRRVVREMETHSGAGVTVNRMNLLKQSHLGRLEAGILELLCKARIAKTLSRLRDSQGISLRQLEQRSGVSFSYLSQIERLGSSLPSSEILSSLDAALLSPSYMNVESGASLLRQRGDYDTAVQLVQQEEARLVSAWLQLMGGISYQAAPVKRSMAVQNREAQQGVRWTSPSGLPGSDVEAGERRPVTSSAVVGGGHEDADDESDEDDRARWVPHPLKRVPGGRGPGRVPSGRACGRGGDERVPACGRGGTDHDDGGPVALGQESGILTFELCDYFVELTPGIQRAVLRLVKDLARSHKGRSR; encoded by the coding sequence ATGGGCGAACTTAAGAAGCTGGCCTTCAACTTCAGAGAGTGGCTGAAAAAATGTCAACAGGCATTGGATAAGAACGACTGCCCGTCAGATGCCTTGCCTGTTTTTTCGGCCGAGCAATTCCTCAAGGAGCTCAGCCTGGCGGCGACGAACGACAAGAAGGCCGGTCTCGACCCGGAACCCACGCTGGCCGGCCTGGCAGCGATCATCCGCAGGCATGACAGGCGGGTGGTGCGGGAGATGGAAACACATTCCGGCGCCGGTGTCACCGTCAACAGGATGAATCTTCTCAAGCAGAGCCATCTCGGACGTCTTGAGGCCGGAATTCTGGAACTGCTGTGCAAGGCCAGGATCGCCAAAACCCTGTCCCGGCTACGCGATAGTCAGGGCATCTCCCTCCGGCAACTGGAGCAGCGAAGCGGTGTTTCGTTCTCCTACCTCAGTCAGATCGAGCGTCTCGGCAGTAGTCTCCCCTCCTCCGAGATCCTGTCCAGTCTCGATGCTGCCCTATTGTCCCCGAGCTACATGAACGTTGAATCCGGCGCCTCCCTGCTGCGACAGCGTGGCGACTACGACACCGCTGTTCAACTGGTGCAGCAGGAGGAGGCGCGCCTCGTCAGCGCCTGGTTGCAGTTGATGGGGGGAATTTCATACCAGGCGGCGCCTGTCAAGAGGAGCATGGCTGTCCAGAACCGGGAGGCGCAGCAGGGCGTCAGGTGGACAAGCCCTTCGGGATTACCGGGCAGTGATGTGGAGGCTGGCGAGAGGCGTCCGGTTACATCGAGCGCTGTTGTAGGTGGCGGACATGAGGATGCCGATGACGAAAGCGATGAAGATGACCGCGCCCGGTGGGTGCCCCACCCACTAAAGCGGGTACCCGGCGGGCGCGGACCCGGCCGGGTGCCCTCTGGGCGCGCTTGCGGGCGCGGCGGCGACGAGCGGGTGCCCGCTTGCGGGCGCGGCGGTACCGATCACGATGATGGAGGTCCTGTAGCCCTGGGACAGGAGTCGGGAATACTGACCTTTGAACTCTGTGATTACTTTGTTGAACTCACCCCGGGCATCCAGAGGGCAGTCCTGCGTTTGGTGAAAGATCTGGCAAGATCGCATAAAGGCAGGAGCAGGTGA
- a CDS encoding Hsp20/alpha crystallin family protein: protein MFDPVWIEKMLELQRQVQACSQQGPAWPKETIEAILQSLKGWGIHPRQAPEAGTGEAAGLTGLWGAEAPAPGDSRDPQLRISETAREITVTAWLPGIKDRGDISVKLLGDTLFISGVSSHLRGEIPGKSGSFRRCIRLPVPVEHPGAQAVYQKNGVLTISFMKKTQALSEIEVAFS, encoded by the coding sequence GTGTTTGATCCGGTATGGATCGAAAAAATGCTAGAACTGCAAAGACAGGTCCAGGCATGCTCGCAGCAGGGCCCGGCTTGGCCCAAAGAAACCATCGAGGCAATCCTGCAGTCCCTCAAGGGGTGGGGTATTCACCCGCGCCAGGCCCCCGAAGCCGGAACAGGAGAGGCGGCCGGACTGACGGGGTTGTGGGGCGCGGAAGCGCCCGCTCCCGGAGACAGCCGCGACCCCCAGCTTCGCATCAGTGAAACCGCGCGTGAAATCACGGTTACGGCGTGGCTTCCGGGAATCAAAGACAGGGGGGACATTTCGGTTAAGCTCTTGGGGGATACCCTTTTTATTTCCGGGGTGAGCAGCCACCTTAGAGGGGAAATCCCGGGAAAGAGCGGCTCCTTCAGGAGGTGCATCAGGCTCCCTGTGCCCGTCGAGCACCCGGGGGCACAGGCTGTTTATCAAAAGAACGGGGTCCTGACCATCAGCTTCATGAAGAAAACCCAGGCCCTCTCCGAGATCGAGGTGGCTTTTTCCTGA
- the brxF gene encoding BREX-3 system P-loop-containing protein BrxF translates to MAELLADQVMQKIIHANELYYRLIILAAPAGSGKTAILQGIQERKGYPLVNVNLELSHRMLELTERQRALQLPRLLSEIVNASGGDVVLLDNIELLFDVSLKQDPLRLLQGLSRNKTLVVAWNGSAGSGYLTYAMPEHPEYRRYVIRDLLIVSPEKSEVMSGK, encoded by the coding sequence ATGGCAGAGCTACTTGCCGATCAGGTTATGCAAAAAATCATCCATGCAAATGAACTTTATTACCGTCTTATAATATTGGCAGCACCAGCCGGCTCAGGAAAAACCGCAATACTCCAAGGAATTCAGGAACGGAAGGGCTACCCTCTGGTAAACGTTAACCTGGAACTTTCCCACCGCATGCTTGAACTTACCGAACGCCAGCGGGCACTACAGCTTCCTCGCTTACTTTCGGAAATCGTGAACGCTTCTGGCGGCGATGTAGTTCTGCTCGATAACATTGAATTGCTATTTGATGTGTCCCTCAAACAGGACCCGCTGCGGCTCCTCCAAGGACTTTCACGAAACAAGACGCTAGTCGTGGCCTGGAACGGATCTGCGGGCAGCGGCTACTTGACCTATGCCATGCCGGAACACCCTGAATACCGAAGATACGTAATCCGTGATTTGCTGATCGTTAGCCCGGAGAAATCAGAAGTGATGAGTGGAAAGTGA
- a CDS encoding DNA methyltransferase — MLDLTKVRDNEFIVKNHSANNPIEKKIALDINEAAAWASEFTKKNVTPSNIAYLIQYGKIQKHQQDGKTLVILQDLQEYYERNTNAVRDKFEEALGEDINWKLSFSKVKEAETTKHVHRLHPYKGKFIPQLVEYFLDSHTDNFKREVYFHSGDVILDPFAGSGTTLVQANELGIHAIGVDISCFNCLVAEAKLETYHPESVLARCQELYRIIKSEHDKSGVSALENELGLLLGDINKKYFSNDYRYQVAHGGFDEAGIPQAAIREAKQGWQKLLKKHGIVLEVPVTGSSFLDTWYAAPVLKEALAVRALLEQMPNGEKKLLTVLLSRALRSCRATPHYQLEKLEQPVFEPYYCYKHMKICRPVLSMLNKYARYYKDTVKRIKEFKAIRTDAHHVLLDGDSRRLDIFSAIRSKNRLFYDLLVKQKIQGIFTSPPYVGQLDYHAQHEYAYEFFGYTRRDDEEIGKASRGKGAKAKQDYIRDLSDTLLNCKKFLAGGCHIFIVANDQHRLYPAIAERSGLRIIQEFKRPVLNRTSRDKNPYGESIFHMMMV, encoded by the coding sequence ATGCTGGATCTGACAAAGGTAAGGGATAACGAATTTATTGTAAAGAACCATTCTGCAAACAACCCCATTGAAAAGAAGATTGCCCTTGATATTAACGAAGCAGCAGCATGGGCATCCGAATTCACGAAAAAGAACGTAACCCCCAGCAACATCGCCTATCTCATCCAGTACGGCAAAATTCAAAAACATCAGCAGGATGGAAAAACCCTGGTTATCCTGCAGGACCTGCAAGAATATTATGAGCGCAATACAAATGCAGTGCGCGACAAATTCGAGGAAGCTCTTGGAGAGGACATTAACTGGAAGCTGTCCTTTTCAAAAGTTAAAGAAGCCGAGACCACCAAGCACGTACACCGGCTCCATCCCTATAAAGGCAAGTTTATCCCCCAACTTGTTGAATACTTTCTTGACAGCCACACTGATAATTTTAAGCGCGAGGTTTATTTTCATTCAGGCGATGTCATCCTGGACCCTTTTGCCGGCTCTGGCACTACGCTTGTTCAGGCAAACGAGCTGGGGATACACGCCATCGGGGTGGATATTTCTTGCTTTAACTGCCTGGTCGCAGAAGCGAAACTGGAAACCTATCACCCGGAATCTGTGCTCGCCAGGTGCCAGGAACTGTACCGCATCATCAAAAGCGAACATGATAAATCGGGCGTTTCTGCCTTAGAAAATGAGTTAGGCTTGCTATTAGGGGACATCAACAAAAAATATTTTTCTAATGATTACAGATATCAAGTTGCTCATGGCGGGTTTGATGAGGCAGGTATTCCACAGGCAGCTATAAGAGAAGCGAAACAAGGTTGGCAGAAACTTCTTAAGAAGCATGGCATTGTTCTGGAGGTTCCGGTAACTGGCTCTAGCTTCCTGGATACCTGGTATGCGGCACCTGTCCTTAAAGAGGCTTTAGCTGTTCGGGCGCTGCTTGAACAGATGCCAAACGGAGAGAAAAAACTGCTGACCGTGCTTCTTTCGCGGGCGCTCCGTTCCTGCCGCGCGACCCCGCACTACCAGCTGGAGAAGCTGGAACAGCCCGTCTTTGAACCGTATTACTGCTATAAACACATGAAGATCTGCAGGCCGGTCTTATCTATGTTGAACAAATATGCCAGGTATTATAAGGATACAGTCAAAAGGATCAAAGAATTCAAGGCAATCCGGACGGACGCCCATCATGTCCTTTTAGACGGCGATTCCAGAAGGCTTGATATCTTTTCAGCCATACGCTCAAAGAACCGTTTGTTCTATGACCTGTTAGTGAAACAGAAAATCCAGGGCATCTTTACTTCGCCTCCCTACGTGGGCCAATTAGACTATCACGCGCAGCACGAGTACGCCTATGAATTTTTCGGTTATACCAGGAGGGATGATGAAGAAATAGGCAAAGCAAGCAGGGGAAAGGGAGCCAAAGCAAAGCAGGATTATATCCGGGATCTAAGTGATACACTGCTCAACTGTAAAAAATTTCTTGCCGGAGGCTGCCACATTTTTATTGTTGCCAACGATCAGCACAGGCTTTATCCTGCAATTGCTGAACGTTCGGGTTTACGAATAATACAGGAATTTAAGCGCCCCGTTCTGAACCGGACATCTCGTGACAAAAACCCCTATGGTGAGAGTATTTTTCATATGATGATGGTTTAG
- a CDS encoding Uma2 family endonuclease — protein MSMPLTGLGERETACTYEDYRRLPEGAPYQLIGGELVLTPAPGTYHQVVSMRLGVQMVNFVTAGQRGITLFAPVDVYLGEHETYQPDLVFIARDRLEIIEPERINGAPDLVAEILSPSTAYYDLRKKYKVYEKSGVKEYWIVDPVEKSVQVFVLRDGRFVLDQEVGKDGVACSRLLDGFKVDVESIFTV, from the coding sequence ATGTCCATGCCGTTGACAGGCCTGGGGGAAAGGGAGACGGCCTGCACCTACGAGGATTACCGCAGGCTGCCCGAGGGCGCGCCGTACCAGCTGATCGGAGGGGAACTGGTTTTGACACCTGCGCCGGGGACCTATCATCAGGTTGTTTCCATGAGACTGGGGGTTCAGATGGTAAACTTCGTAACAGCCGGGCAAAGGGGAATTACCTTGTTTGCTCCGGTAGACGTCTATCTCGGAGAGCACGAGACCTACCAGCCTGATCTCGTGTTTATTGCCAGGGACAGGCTGGAGATCATCGAGCCGGAGCGGATCAATGGCGCTCCCGACCTGGTGGCGGAAATCCTTTCCCCCAGCACCGCTTATTACGACCTGCGCAAGAAATATAAGGTATATGAAAAATCGGGCGTCAAGGAATACTGGATCGTGGACCCGGTGGAAAAATCGGTACAGGTCTTCGTTCTGCGGGATGGACGGTTCGTCCTGGACCAGGAAGTGGGAAAGGACGGAGTTGCCTGTTCACGCCTCCTGGACGGCTTTAAGGTCGACGTGGAGAGCATCTTTACGGTATGA